A part of Oncorhynchus clarkii lewisi isolate Uvic-CL-2024 chromosome 17, UVic_Ocla_1.0, whole genome shotgun sequence genomic DNA contains:
- the LOC139370723 gene encoding E3 ubiquitin-protein ligase Topors-like — protein sequence MAAAKMTLRLRKKSALDKSSEVLSAEASPDSKCPICLDRFNNMAYLDLCLHKFCFRCIHEWSKNKAECPLCKQPFNSIYHSIQSEKDFKKYDLRPTENGSFGSFAGERFRYRTTLTGARRQDQRRTSPPPDNGVMFEALTGASPPPRQDRGLRRMMARLAARRRAESEGRTVRSLREQEMIKFRRALYRRGVRVRSVRDGGRSRDISAEFFQKNPACLHRLLPWLKRELVVLYGAHGSLVNIVQHIIMSRITRYDMEDRAIHEELQPFLQARTDHFLHEFVNFARAPFNMEAYDQHAVYDCPAPSSDEGSSSNSSVIAISEDEEEGDSVELDPMSGGALSQSTWDDETPGPSYSTTEPTRALLLSIRDSDSESSVGEECGAVLQPKAPRLTADSAWVKTDKDGQACTSSGDEDCIIVGFVKPLAERTPELVKLSSDSEESVLEEIKDEVPRLLQHIRFTSLSPASSQGQCPGKAEGVERKQDVSCSKERRNTSPSIRCETSSSKSASKNRGQTEKDGRRCHSRDRSRERPRSRSRDRGRRSRSADRSRSTKSPAISINSDSTLSRGRRQSRSQSRDRSHTKWEKTRDNKDSSRSGRSHDSSSHSYHWHYYSRESERDSSATLYTERRSYYSSSHRSIDCRSPSQSPDSHRRDKRRSRSRSSTCSPSGAHRKSRHEKPSGKRKYKSRHLEEPSPKDQSSKALDEPPSSTTSSYVKDKKKSKEKRHRKSKEKSGGKRSRSLSVEIIFEGSSSEQTRKHQKKKKKHKKKGKRHRSKERTGSRKHSPTVITIDSDSDQHTAEGANDANHTCPVSSSTSNSVLAPSTTTTTGNPADSGLLESMLQDWEQQIPPVGLDSGVLEAKPPINVAAASDTPTHSEGVLSQSASADEANSHSPSNDNTSHFLEES from the coding sequence ATGGCAGCAGCAAAGATGACCTTACGGCTACGCAAGAAGAGTGCCCTGGACAAGTCCTCTGAGGTTTTGTCTGCCGAGGCGTCTCCAGACTCTAAGTGCCCCATCTGTCTGGACCGATTCAACAACATGGCCTACCTCGATCTCTGCTTGCACAAGTTCTGCTTCCGCTGCATCCACGAGTGGTCCAAGAACAAAGCTGAGTGCCCGCTATGCAAGCAGCCATTCAACTCTATCTATCACAGTATACAATCAGAGAAGGACTTCAAGAAGTATGACCTGCGGCCCACGGAGAACGGTTCCTTTGGGAGTTTCGCAGGGGAACGGTTCCGCTACCGCACCACGCTGACGGGGGCGCGTCGGCAGGACCAGAGAAGAACATCCCCTCCCCCCGACAACGGGGTCATGTTCGAGGCCCTAACGGGGGCTTCCCCCCCTCCTCGACAGGACCGAGGCCTCCGCCGCATGATGGCGCGCCTGGCGGCCAGGAGGCGGGCAGAAAGCGAGGGCCGGACCGTGCGCAGCCTCCGTGAGCAGGAGATGATCAAGTTCAGACGGGCGCTCTACCGGCGAGGGGTGCGAGTGCGGAGCGTGCGAGACGGTGGCCGTTCCCGGGACATCTCGGCGGAGTTCTTTCAGAAGAACCCGGCCTGCCTGCACCGCCTGTTGCCCTGGCTGAAGAGAGAGCTGGTGGTGCTGTACGGCGCTCACGGCTCCCTGGTCAACATCGTGCAGCACATTATCATGTCCCGCATCACCCGCTATGACATGGAGGACCGGGCCATCCACGAGGAGCTGCAGCCTTTCCTCCAGGCCCGCACCGATCACTTCCTGCATGAGTTTGTCAACTTCGCCCGAGCACCCTTCAACATGGAGGCCTACGACCAGCATGCTGTCTACGACTGCCCTGCGCCGTCCTCGGACGAGGGCAGCAGCTCCAACTCCTCGGTGATTGCCATCtccgaggatgaggaggagggcgATTCTGTGGAGCTGGATCCCATGTCCGGGGGCGCCCTGAGCCAGTCAACATGGGACGACGAGACACCCGGACCTTCGTACTCCACAACAGAACCCACCAGGGCCCTGCTGCTATCCATCAGAGACTCTGACTCAGAGAGCAGTGTGGGGGAGGAGTGCGGAGCAGTGTTACAGCCAAAGGCCCCTCGCCTGACTGCAGACTCTGCTTGGGTGAAAACCGACAAGGACGGACAGGCGTGTACCTCCTCTGGCGATGAGGATTGCATCATTGTGGGCTTTGTAAAACCCCTTGCTGAAAGGACTCCGGAGCTGGTCAAGCTGTCCTCTGACTCAGAGGAGTCTGTTCTGGAGGAGATCAAAGATGAAGTGCCCAGGCTGCTTCAACACATCCGCTTCACCAGCCTTAGCCCCGCCTCCTCTCAAGGCCAATGTCCTGGGAAGGCAGAGGGGGTGGAAAGGAAGCAAGATGTATCGTGCTCCAAGGAGAGACGTAACACCTCACCCTCAATTAGATGTGAGACATCATCCAGTAAGTCAGCAAGCAAAAACAGAGGACAAACTGAGAAAGACGGCAGGAGATGTCACAGTCGAGATAGATCTAGAGAGAGGCCACGGTCGAGAAGCAGAGACCGGGGGAGGAGGTCCAGGAGCGCCGACCGCAGCCGCTCGACCAAGAGCCCGGCTATCTCCATCAACAGCGACAGCACTCTGTCCAGAGGCAGGAGGCAGTCACGCTCCCAAAGCCGCGACCGCTCCCACACTAAATGGGAGAAGACGAGGGACAATAAAGATAGCAGCCGATCAGGCCGCAGCCACGACTCATCGTCACACTCCTATCACTGGCACTACTACAGccgggagagtgagagggacagcAGTGCCACGCTCTACACAGAGAGGAGGTCCTACTACTCCAGCTCACACAGGAGCATCGATTGCAGGTCCCCGAGCCAGAGTCCTGATTCCCACCGGCGGGATAAGAGGCGCTCCAGAAGTCGTTCCAGCACCTGTTCGCCGTCCGGCGCTCACAGGAAGTCTCGTCACGAGAAGCCCAGCGGGAAGAGAAAGTACAAATCGAGACACCTGGAGGAACCTTCCCCCAAAGACCAGTCCTCCAAAGCCCTCGACgagcctccctcctccaccacctcgtcCTATGTGAAAGACAAGAAGAAGAGCAAAGAGAAGCGTCACAGGAAGTCCAAGGAGAAGTCTGGGGGGAAGAGGAGCAGGAGCCTCAGCGTGGAGATCATCTTTGAGGGCAGCTCCTCGGAGCAAACCAGGAAGcaccagaagaagaagaagaagcacaaGAAGAAGGGCAAGAGGCACAGGAGCAAAGAGCGCACAGGGTCCAGGAAACACTCGCCCACTGTCATCACCATAGACAGCGACAGTGACCAACATACTGCCGAAGGCGCTAACGATGCTAACCACACCTGCCCGGTAAGCAGCAGCACAAGCAACAGCGTGCTAGCGCCtagcacaaccaccaccacaggcAACCCTGCAGACTCTGGCCTGCTGGAGTCCATGTTACAAGACTGGGAACAGCAGATTCCACCTGTGGGTCTGGACAGTGGAGTGCTGGAGGCCAAGCCTCCTATAAATGTTGCTGCTGCTTCTGACACACCCACACATAGTGAGGGGGTTCTGTCCCAATCTGCCTCTGCGGATGAGGCGAACTCTCATAGCCCTTCAAATGacaacacaagtcattttttggAAGAATCATAA